A genomic segment from Marmota flaviventris isolate mMarFla1 chromosome 7, mMarFla1.hap1, whole genome shotgun sequence encodes:
- the Npffr2 gene encoding neuropeptide FF receptor 2 codes for MSEKWDSNSSENWYHIWSVNDTQHHLYSNNSITYVNYYLHHPQVAAIFIISYFLIFFLCMVGNTVVCFIVMRNKHMHTVTNLFILNLAISDLLVGIFCMPITLLDNIIAGWPFGNTMCKISGLVQGISVAASVFTLVAIAVDRFRCVVHPFKPKLTIKTAFVIIVIIWVLAITIMSPSAVMLHVQEEKYYQVRINSQNKTSPVYWCREDWPHQEMRKIYTTVLFTTIYLAPLSLIVIMYGRIGISLFKSAVPHTGKQSQEQWHVVSKKKQKVIKMLLTVALLFILSWLPLWTLMMLSDYVDLSPNVLRIINIYIYPFAHWLAFCNSSVNPIIYGFFNENFRRGFQDAFQLQVCWKRGKPQEAYILGARNNVLINTTAQLAREPEFQNPPGGNLLYGKSAENLQKELAMEELGKALKSNEM; via the exons ATGAGTGAGAAATGGGACTCAAACTCTTCAGAAAACTGGTATCACATCTGGAGTGTCAATGACACACAGCATCACCTGTATTCAAACAATAGTATTACCTATGTGAACTACTATCTTCACCATCCTCAAGTGGCAGCAATCTTCATTATTTCCTACTTTCTGATCTTCTTCCTGTGCATGGTGGGAAACACGGTGGTTTGCTTTATTGTTATGCGGAATAAACACATGCATACTGTCACTAATCTATTCATCTTAAACCTGGCAATAAGCGATTTACTGGTTGGCATATTCTGTATGCCTATAACACTGCTGGATAATATTATAGCAG GATGGCCATTTGGAAATACAATGTGCAAGATCAGTGGATTGGTCCAGGGAATATCAGTTGCAGCTTCAGTCTTTACTTTAGTAGCTATAGCAGTGGATAG ATTCCGGTGTGTTGTCCACCCTTTTAAACCAAAACTCACTATCAAGACAGCATTTGTCATTATTGTGATCATCTGGGTCCTGGCCATCACCATTATGTCTCCATCTGCAGTAATGTTACACGTACAAGAAGAGAAATATTACCAAGTAAGAATCAACTCTCAGAATAAAACCAGTCCAGTCTACTGGTGCCGGGAGGACTGGCCACATCAGGAAATGAGGAAGATCTACACCACTGTGCTCTTCACCACCATCTACCTGGCTCCCCTATCCCTCATTGTCATCATGTACGGAAGGATTGGGATTTCGCTCTTTAAGTCTGCAGTGCCCCACACAGGCAAGcagagccaggagcagtggcatgTGGTGTCCAAAAAGAAGCAGAAGGTCATCAAGATGCTCCTGACCGTGGCTCTGCTTTTCATTCTCTCCTGGCTACCCCTATGGACTCTGATGATGCTCTCAGACTATGTTGACCTTTCTCCAAATGTACTGCGGATCATCAACATCTACATCTACCCTTTTGCACACTGGCTGGCCTTCTGCAACAGCAGTGTCAACCCCATCATATATGGTTTCTTCAATGAGAATTTCCGCCGTGGTTTCCAAGATGCTTTCCAGCTCCAGGTCTGCTGGAAAAGAGGAAAGCCCCAGGAAGCCTATATCCTAGGAGCTAGAAACAATGTGCTCATAAACACAACTGCTCAGCTCGCCCGGGAACCTGAGTTTCAAAACCCACCTGGGGGAAATTTGCTTTATGGAAAAAGTGCTGAAAACCTCCAAAAGGAATTAGCGATGGAAGAATTGGGAAAAGCTCTCAAGAGTAATGAGATGTAA